A region from the Methylocystis iwaonis genome encodes:
- a CDS encoding Mth938-like domain-containing protein — MTDPQGYVPGRYKIDDYGNGGFRFADMSHRGSILALPTGIRAITPSAWNEIDAATIDLALSDSGELDLFIVGTGKDLMPLASALRAKLRDAGIGCETMATGAAVRTYNMLIDEGRQVGALLIAV, encoded by the coding sequence ATGACCGACCCGCAGGGCTATGTCCCGGGCCGCTACAAGATCGACGATTACGGCAATGGCGGCTTCCGCTTCGCCGACATGTCGCATCGCGGCTCGATCCTCGCCCTGCCCACCGGCATTCGCGCGATCACGCCAAGCGCCTGGAACGAGATCGACGCGGCGACGATCGATCTGGCGCTGTCCGATTCGGGCGAGCTCGACCTGTTCATCGTCGGCACGGGCAAGGATCTGATGCCGCTCGCCTCGGCGCTGCGCGCCAAATTGCGCGACGCCGGAATCGGCTGCGAAACCATGGCGACGGGCGCCGCCGTGCGCACCTACAACATGCTCATCGACGAAGGCCGCCAGGTCGGCGCGCTGCTGATTGCAGTGTGA
- a CDS encoding phytoene/squalene synthase family protein yields MDRAPSGAQAFRLIVTAAPDHYALCEAALRERDRDLWLASLFAPPAARKHIHAIYAYALEAAEVRTKVSQPLLGEMRLRWWTDALSNDVSEGTRAHPIADALIDTIERFALPREELIALADAHVADLYDDQMPDMATLETYARTTAAGPIRWAARILGAPDSPAFDDAGMALGIARVLRLPSGALLPADLLARHGADIHANTPALRAALSELRDKAQTHYDAARRAAGALPKGREALLAAATVPAYLARVGAADYDPLRGMSDISPLRRQWRIWRASRGVGL; encoded by the coding sequence ATGGACCGCGCGCCTTCAGGCGCGCAAGCATTCCGCCTCATCGTGACCGCCGCCCCCGACCACTACGCCCTCTGCGAGGCGGCGCTGCGCGAGCGCGACCGGGATCTCTGGCTCGCGAGCCTCTTCGCGCCGCCGGCTGCGCGCAAACATATCCACGCCATCTACGCCTATGCGCTCGAGGCCGCCGAGGTGCGCACGAAAGTCTCGCAGCCTCTGCTCGGCGAGATGCGGCTGCGCTGGTGGACCGACGCGCTCTCGAATGACGTTTCCGAGGGAACCCGCGCCCACCCGATCGCCGACGCGCTGATCGACACGATCGAGCGCTTCGCTTTGCCGCGCGAGGAGTTGATCGCGCTCGCCGACGCCCATGTCGCCGATCTCTACGACGATCAAATGCCGGACATGGCGACCCTCGAAACCTATGCCCGCACGACCGCCGCCGGCCCCATCCGCTGGGCGGCGCGCATTCTCGGCGCGCCGGACTCTCCGGCTTTCGACGACGCCGGCATGGCGCTGGGCATCGCCCGCGTGCTGCGCCTCCCCTCGGGCGCCCTACTCCCGGCCGATCTGCTGGCGCGCCATGGCGCCGACATTCACGCTAACACCCCCGCCCTGCGCGCGGCCCTTTCGGAGCTGCGCGACAAGGCGCAAACCCACTATGACGCGGCGCGCCGCGCAGCGGGCGCACTGCCCAAGGGCCGAGAGGCTTTGCTGGCGGCCGCGACGGTTCCGGCCTATCTGGCGCGGGTCGGCGCCGCGGATTACGATCCGCTCCGGGGAATGAGCGACATCTCGCCGCTGCGGCGGCAATGGCGGATTTGGCGCGCCTCTCGTGGCGTCGGCCTTTGA
- a CDS encoding ActS/PrrB/RegB family redox-sensitive histidine kinase has protein sequence MKPDVYDEDSRRLRVGTLIFLRWIAILGQSIACLFVYLVLNFEFPVGLCFVFIVASATLNFGLRFGTSGTFRLSDLEAVVLLCYDLVQLSFLLYLTGGVTNPFVMLLLAPVTISAVSLPRNLTLFLGIVMLAAATFLCVEFEPLPWYEDEQLKFPLLYRASIWSSLALSAAFIALYAARVSDESRLLATALAATELVLEREQHLSQLDGLAAAAAHELGTPLATITLITRELQKSSANCPAEGLKDDLDLLAQEAARCREILGKLASLGADQGTMMNVLSIDTLIEEVVEPQREFGVKLEISKRSNGSTPSPALARNPGLLYGLGNLVENAIDFAQSRVRIDAWWSRDLVTISIEDDGPGFTPAILDRLGDPYLRGRPTDRRTKNDSQSGLGLGLFIAKTLLERSGATVEAYNVSPPRTGAIVKVTWPRALLEIPAAKLKSTDA, from the coding sequence ATGAAACCCGACGTCTATGACGAAGATAGCCGACGCCTGCGCGTCGGCACGCTGATTTTCCTGCGCTGGATCGCCATTCTCGGCCAGAGCATCGCCTGTCTCTTCGTTTATTTGGTTCTCAACTTCGAATTTCCCGTCGGGCTCTGCTTCGTCTTCATCGTCGCCTCCGCGACGCTCAATTTCGGATTGCGTTTCGGCACGTCCGGCACGTTCCGCCTGAGCGATCTCGAAGCCGTGGTGCTGCTCTGCTACGACCTCGTGCAGCTCAGCTTCCTGCTCTATCTCACCGGCGGCGTGACCAACCCCTTCGTCATGCTGCTGCTCGCGCCCGTGACGATCTCGGCCGTCTCGCTGCCGCGCAATCTCACGCTTTTCCTCGGCATCGTCATGCTCGCCGCGGCGACCTTCCTCTGCGTCGAATTCGAGCCCTTGCCCTGGTACGAGGACGAGCAGCTCAAATTCCCGCTGCTCTACCGCGCCAGCATTTGGTCGTCCCTCGCGCTGTCGGCGGCCTTCATCGCGCTCTATGCCGCACGCGTCTCCGATGAAAGCCGGCTGCTCGCCACGGCGCTTGCGGCGACCGAATTGGTGCTGGAGCGCGAGCAGCATCTCTCCCAGCTCGACGGGCTCGCCGCGGCCGCTGCGCATGAGCTCGGCACGCCCCTCGCCACGATTACCCTCATCACACGCGAATTGCAGAAGTCCTCCGCCAATTGCCCGGCGGAAGGCTTGAAGGACGATCTCGATCTCCTTGCGCAGGAGGCCGCGCGTTGCCGCGAGATCCTCGGCAAGCTGGCCTCGCTCGGCGCCGATCAGGGAACCATGATGAACGTGCTCTCCATCGACACGCTCATCGAGGAGGTTGTCGAGCCCCAACGCGAATTCGGCGTGAAGCTCGAAATCTCGAAGCGCAGCAACGGCTCGACCCCGTCCCCGGCGCTGGCGCGCAATCCCGGCCTTCTCTACGGTCTCGGCAATCTCGTGGAAAACGCCATCGATTTCGCCCAATCACGCGTGCGAATCGACGCCTGGTGGTCGCGCGACCTGGTGACCATTTCCATCGAGGACGATGGCCCGGGATTTACGCCAGCCATCCTCGATCGCCTCGGCGATCCTTACCTGCGCGGCCGGCCGACCGACCGCCGCACCAAGAACGACAGCCAGTCGGGCTTGGGGCTCGGCCTCTTTATCGCCAAGACCTTACTCGAACGCTCCGGCGCAACAGTGGAGGCCTATAATGTTTCGCCGCCCCGCACCGGCGCCATCGTCAAGGTCACCTGGCCTCGCGCCTTGCTTGAAATACCGGCCGCAAAGCTGAAGTCGACAGACGCCTAG
- a CDS encoding ActR/PrrA/RegA family redox response regulator transcription factor — protein sequence MNREDIGDTEHAATEPADTLAIPPLPEDRSLLVLDDDKPFLHRLARAMEARGFVVTQCETVAEGLAALENRPPAFAIVDMRLEDGNGLDVIEKLKEARPDARGIILTGYGNIATAVTAVKLGAFDYLAKPADADEIYHALMATSIEKPDAQENPMSADRVRWEHIQRVFESCDRNVSETARRLNMHRRTLQRILAKRAPR from the coding sequence ATGAATCGCGAGGACATCGGCGACACGGAACACGCTGCCACGGAGCCAGCCGATACGCTCGCCATTCCGCCGCTGCCTGAGGACCGGTCGCTGCTCGTTCTCGACGACGACAAACCCTTCCTGCATCGCCTGGCCCGCGCCATGGAGGCGCGCGGCTTCGTCGTCACCCAATGCGAGACGGTGGCCGAAGGACTCGCGGCGCTCGAAAACAGGCCGCCCGCCTTTGCGATCGTCGACATGCGGCTCGAAGACGGCAACGGACTGGACGTCATCGAGAAGTTGAAGGAGGCGCGGCCGGACGCGCGCGGCATTATCCTGACCGGCTACGGCAATATCGCCACCGCCGTCACCGCGGTGAAGCTCGGCGCCTTCGATTATCTCGCCAAGCCCGCGGACGCCGACGAAATCTATCATGCGCTGATGGCCACCTCGATCGAGAAGCCCGACGCGCAGGAAAACCCCATGTCCGCCGACCGCGTGCGGTGGGAGCATATTCAGCGCGTCTTCGAATCCTGCGACCGCAATGTCTCGGAGACGGCCCGGCGCCTCAACATGCACCGCCGCACCTTGCAGCGCATCCTGGCGAAGCGCGCGCCGCGCTGA
- a CDS encoding MmcB family DNA repair protein, whose translation MHSNLLPSAEAGRPETTRHVTRGARRYLRACGFAVIAELPLPNGTRADLVALAPDGGLRIVEVKSSLEDLRADQKWTRYRDYCDRFYFAIPMALDVELFPEDAGLIVADAHGAMLAREAPSLRLASASRKAMLVRFGALAAERYCALAFGDERLEG comes from the coding sequence ATGCACTCCAATCTGCTTCCATCGGCGGAAGCCGGACGTCCCGAGACGACCCGGCATGTGACGCGCGGCGCGCGGCGCTACCTGCGCGCCTGCGGCTTCGCCGTCATCGCTGAATTGCCTTTGCCCAATGGCACGCGGGCCGATCTGGTCGCGCTCGCGCCCGACGGCGGATTGCGTATCGTCGAGGTGAAATCCTCGCTCGAGGATTTGCGCGCGGATCAGAAATGGACGCGCTACCGCGACTATTGCGACCGATTCTATTTCGCCATTCCCATGGCGCTCGACGTCGAACTCTTCCCCGAGGACGCGGGCCTCATCGTCGCCGACGCGCATGGCGCCATGCTCGCCCGCGAAGCGCCGAGCCTGCGCCTCGCATCGGCGAGCCGAAAGGCGATGCTGGTGCGCTTCGGCGCCTTGGCTGCGGAACGCTATTGCGCGCTCGCCTTCGGCGATGAGCGGCTGGAGGGGTGA
- a CDS encoding polyamine ABC transporter substrate-binding protein, with product MTKILAALLFAFACAPASAAERVVNIFNWSDYIDPGVLEDFTRETGVKVVYDTYDSNEILESRLLAGATGYDIVVPSATFLQRQIKAGVLQPIDRKRLANAVNIWSEIDGRLSSYDPGSAHAINYMWYTTGVAYNVAKIRERIGKPITSWEQVLRPENLKKLADCGVYVLDSPEDIFAITLNFLKLDPNSKSEADLKRAADHLVGLRRYIKKFHSSEYINALANGDICLAIGWAGDSLQARNRAREAGSDVEIAYAIPSEGTLMSMDNLAMPVDAPHVAEAYMFIDYLLRPDVAARNTKATNFANGVGPSRALIDKSIADDPSVYPNDTTMRRLFTVTTPNQPQQKFITRLWTMVKTGR from the coding sequence ATGACGAAAATCCTCGCCGCCCTCCTCTTCGCTTTCGCCTGCGCTCCCGCCTCGGCCGCCGAGCGCGTGGTCAATATCTTCAATTGGAGCGATTACATCGACCCCGGCGTGCTCGAGGATTTTACACGCGAGACTGGCGTCAAGGTCGTCTACGACACCTACGATTCCAATGAAATTCTGGAGTCGCGCCTGCTTGCCGGCGCAACCGGCTATGACATCGTCGTGCCTTCCGCGACCTTTCTGCAACGCCAGATCAAAGCCGGCGTGCTGCAACCCATCGACCGCAAACGCCTCGCCAATGCGGTGAACATATGGAGCGAGATCGACGGAAGGCTGTCGAGCTACGATCCCGGCAGCGCCCATGCGATCAATTACATGTGGTACACGACCGGCGTCGCCTATAATGTCGCGAAGATCAGGGAGCGCATCGGCAAGCCGATCACGAGCTGGGAACAGGTGCTGCGCCCAGAGAATTTGAAAAAGCTCGCCGACTGCGGCGTCTATGTGCTGGATAGTCCCGAAGACATTTTCGCCATCACGCTCAATTTCCTGAAGCTCGATCCCAACTCCAAGAGCGAAGCTGATCTCAAGCGCGCGGCCGATCATCTCGTGGGGCTGCGGCGCTACATCAAGAAATTCCACTCCTCGGAATATATCAACGCGCTGGCCAATGGCGACATTTGCCTCGCCATCGGCTGGGCCGGCGACAGCCTGCAGGCGCGCAACCGCGCGCGCGAGGCGGGCTCGGATGTCGAGATCGCCTATGCGATCCCGAGCGAAGGCACGCTGATGTCGATGGATAATCTCGCCATGCCCGTCGACGCGCCGCATGTCGCCGAGGCTTATATGTTCATCGATTATCTGCTGCGGCCCGATGTCGCCGCGCGCAACACCAAGGCCACCAATTTCGCCAATGGGGTCGGCCCCTCCCGCGCCTTGATTGACAAATCGATCGCCGATGATCCTTCGGTCTACCCGAATGACACGACCATGCGCCGCCTCTTCACCGTCACAACGCCGAACCAGCCTCAGCAGAAGTTCATCACGCGGCTTTGGACGATGGTGAAAACCGGGCGATAG
- a CDS encoding J domain-containing protein, whose amino-acid sequence MTDKEQWVVWNGSLGVLDMVTIGHIEAREDGRRAYLAPPYGVVGPFSLDELEAQGRIAFGECLVMSRQRWQEDQVELRLEAREKRRAFQLQFRFTESDQEEHRETLNLPIEGALTPSEINAAFRRLAKTAHPDAGGSAEEYRRIAEARDALLEQFAAAS is encoded by the coding sequence ATGACGGACAAAGAGCAATGGGTCGTCTGGAACGGCTCGCTGGGCGTCCTGGATATGGTGACGATCGGCCATATCGAGGCGCGCGAGGATGGCAGGCGCGCCTATCTTGCGCCGCCCTATGGCGTTGTCGGCCCCTTTAGCCTCGACGAGCTCGAGGCGCAGGGGCGGATCGCCTTTGGCGAATGCCTCGTCATGTCGCGCCAGAGGTGGCAGGAAGATCAGGTCGAACTGCGCCTCGAAGCGCGGGAAAAACGCCGGGCCTTCCAGTTACAGTTTCGTTTCACCGAGTCGGATCAGGAAGAGCACCGCGAGACGCTGAATTTGCCAATTGAGGGCGCGCTCACGCCGTCGGAGATCAACGCCGCCTTCCGGCGGCTGGCCAAGACCGCGCATCCCGACGCCGGCGGCAGCGCCGAGGAATACCGCCGGATCGCGGAGGCGCGCGACGCGCTTCTCGAGCAATTCGCGGCTGCGTCATAG
- the dnaA gene encoding chromosomal replication initiator protein DnaA: MLDRAMQHDGICPEDQKRWEGVRQRLRAELGDAVYSSWFTRLELDRLNAGTIYLSVPTKFLKSWVQSHYASRIKARVSNEFENIEHVVIDVRSSARKAKPRDGVGESEALTPHLAEKPQTPYVVAAEPVETSAAQRRPARAVAPRGENDSVVGSPLDRRLSFSTFLVGPSNQLAYAAACRVADARPGDTPMFNPLYAHAAVGLGKTHLLQALAHATNDNRRRAVYLTAERFMSGFVSSLTTQTAHAFKERLRAIDMLIIDDVQFLQGKSIQQEFCHTLNALIDAGRQVVVAADRPPSDLETLDERVLSRFKGGLCVDIGPLDESLRAKILGARIAAAQEMQPGFHVPPDVINYVARTIVTNGRDLEGAVNRLLAHVTLNGAPLTVETAETAIRDLVRTQEPKRVKIDDIQKLVASHYNISRSDILSSRRTANVVRPRQIAMYLSKVLTLRSLPEIGRRFGGRDHTTVLHAVRKIEELVSKDKSLAEVIDLLKRILNEQ; the protein is encoded by the coding sequence ATGCTGGATCGCGCCATGCAACACGACGGGATTTGCCCGGAAGATCAAAAGCGCTGGGAAGGCGTACGTCAAAGGTTGCGCGCCGAGCTCGGCGACGCCGTTTACAGCTCATGGTTCACGCGCCTGGAGCTCGATCGCCTGAACGCCGGGACCATCTATCTCAGTGTGCCCACCAAATTTTTGAAGAGCTGGGTGCAATCGCACTATGCGTCGCGCATCAAGGCGCGCGTGTCGAATGAGTTCGAGAATATCGAGCATGTCGTGATCGACGTGCGTTCCTCCGCGCGCAAGGCGAAGCCGCGCGATGGCGTCGGCGAATCCGAGGCGCTGACGCCGCATTTGGCGGAGAAGCCGCAGACGCCTTACGTTGTCGCCGCAGAGCCCGTCGAGACTTCCGCCGCACAACGGCGGCCGGCGCGCGCCGTGGCGCCGCGCGGCGAGAACGACTCTGTCGTCGGTTCGCCGCTGGATCGCCGCTTATCCTTTTCGACCTTTCTCGTCGGGCCTTCCAACCAGCTCGCTTACGCGGCCGCATGCCGCGTCGCAGACGCCCGGCCCGGCGACACGCCAATGTTCAATCCGCTCTACGCCCATGCGGCGGTTGGGCTGGGCAAGACGCATCTTCTGCAGGCGCTTGCCCATGCGACGAACGATAATCGACGTCGCGCGGTCTATCTCACGGCCGAACGATTCATGAGCGGCTTCGTTTCGTCGCTGACCACGCAGACGGCGCACGCCTTCAAGGAGCGGCTGCGCGCCATCGACATGCTCATCATCGACGATGTGCAGTTCCTGCAAGGCAAATCGATTCAGCAGGAGTTCTGCCACACGCTCAATGCGCTGATCGACGCGGGGCGTCAGGTTGTCGTCGCCGCCGATCGTCCGCCGTCCGATCTCGAAACGCTGGACGAGCGCGTGCTGTCGCGTTTCAAAGGCGGTCTGTGTGTCGACATCGGCCCCCTCGACGAATCCCTGCGCGCAAAAATCCTGGGCGCGCGCATCGCCGCCGCCCAAGAGATGCAGCCGGGCTTCCATGTGCCGCCGGACGTCATCAATTATGTCGCGCGCACGATCGTCACCAACGGCCGCGATCTGGAAGGCGCCGTCAATCGTCTTCTGGCGCATGTCACGCTCAACGGCGCGCCGCTGACCGTCGAGACGGCGGAAACGGCGATCCGCGATCTGGTGCGCACGCAAGAGCCCAAACGCGTCAAAATCGACGACATCCAAAAGCTCGTGGCCTCGCACTACAATATTTCTCGCTCTGACATTCTGTCCTCGCGCCGCACGGCGAATGTCGTGCGCCCCCGCCAGATCGCCATGTATCTGTCGAAAGTGTTGACCTTGCGCTCCTTGCCCGAAATCGGGCGGCGCTTCGGCGGCCGCGATCACACGACGGTGCTGCACGCTGTCCGAAAGATCGAGGAACTCGTCTCCAAGGACAAAAGCCTTGCGGAAGTCATCGATCTTCTGAAACGCATATTGAACGAGCAATAA
- the rpsT gene encoding 30S ribosomal protein S20 translates to MANTASAKKAVRKIERRTAVNRARRSRMRTFVRKVEEAIASGDASLAAAALQSAAPEMMRAAQKGVIHKNTASRKVSRLSASVKALAAKG, encoded by the coding sequence ATGGCCAATACAGCTTCGGCCAAAAAAGCCGTTCGCAAGATCGAGCGCCGCACCGCCGTCAATCGCGCGCGTCGCAGCCGCATGCGCACCTTCGTGCGCAAGGTCGAGGAGGCGATCGCTTCCGGCGACGCGTCGCTCGCCGCCGCTGCGCTGCAGAGCGCCGCGCCGGAGATGATGCGCGCCGCGCAGAAGGGCGTCATTCACAAGAACACCGCCTCGCGCAAAGTTTCGCGCCTGAGCGCCAGCGTGAAGGCGCTTGCAGCGAAGGGGTGA
- a CDS encoding enoyl-CoA hydratase: MSSYETIDVETHGRVGLIRLNRPQALNALNALLISEVDCALAGFEADDGVGCVVVTGSEKAFAAGADIKEMKDKSFADAYLSDFIGRWDTVARARKPIIAAVAGFALGGGCELAMMCDFIIAADTAQFGQPEIKIGVIPGAGGTQRLTRAIGKAKAMDLVLTGRMMGAEEAERCGLVARIVPAADLVAEALKAGAAVAVMSLPAAMMAKEAVNAAFETTLTEGVRYERRLFYSLFATQDQKEGMAAFVEKRKPAFQNR; the protein is encoded by the coding sequence ATGAGCAGCTACGAGACGATCGACGTCGAAACGCATGGCCGTGTGGGCCTCATCCGCCTGAACCGGCCGCAGGCATTGAACGCCCTCAACGCGCTGCTGATCAGCGAGGTCGACTGCGCTTTGGCCGGCTTCGAGGCCGACGACGGCGTCGGCTGCGTGGTGGTCACCGGCTCGGAGAAGGCCTTCGCCGCCGGCGCCGACATCAAGGAGATGAAGGACAAGAGCTTCGCCGACGCTTATCTGAGCGACTTCATCGGCCGCTGGGACACGGTCGCGCGCGCCCGCAAGCCGATCATCGCGGCGGTCGCCGGTTTCGCGCTCGGCGGCGGCTGCGAGCTCGCCATGATGTGCGACTTTATCATAGCCGCCGATACGGCGCAGTTCGGACAGCCTGAGATCAAGATCGGCGTCATCCCCGGCGCGGGCGGCACCCAGCGCCTGACCCGGGCGATCGGTAAGGCCAAAGCCATGGACCTCGTGCTGACCGGCCGCATGATGGGGGCGGAGGAGGCCGAGCGCTGCGGTCTCGTCGCGCGAATCGTCCCCGCCGCCGACCTTGTCGCAGAGGCGCTGAAGGCGGGGGCGGCCGTCGCCGTCATGTCGCTGCCGGCGGCGATGATGGCCAAGGAGGCGGTGAACGCTGCTTTCGAAACCACGCTCACAGAGGGCGTGCGCTATGAGCGCCGGCTGTTTTATTCCCTCTTCGCCACCCAGGACCAGAAAGAGGGCATGGCGGCTTTCGTGGAGAAGCGGAAACCCGCTTTCCAAAATCGCTGA
- a CDS encoding RrF2 family transcriptional regulator — MKLLPRPARFALMAALDVALYARGRPVSSKELAARHDLPPRRLETLLQALVRAGILKSVRGPAGGYELARERRRLCVGEIVRVALRAEEEEDQAPALLVAVLEPLIAETEEAALARLDDITLEDLYARAIALGFGQKEPATDFDI, encoded by the coding sequence ATGAAGCTGCTGCCGCGACCGGCGCGATTCGCTTTGATGGCGGCGCTCGACGTCGCCCTTTATGCGCGCGGGCGTCCCGTCTCGTCGAAGGAGCTTGCCGCGCGCCACGATCTGCCGCCGCGCCGGTTAGAGACGCTGCTGCAGGCGCTGGTGCGCGCCGGCATATTGAAGAGTGTGCGCGGCCCGGCTGGCGGCTATGAGCTGGCGCGCGAACGGCGCCGACTCTGCGTCGGCGAGATCGTGCGCGTCGCCTTGCGCGCCGAGGAAGAAGAGGATCAGGCGCCCGCGCTGCTCGTCGCCGTGCTCGAGCCGCTGATCGCCGAGACCGAAGAGGCGGCGCTGGCGCGGCTCGACGACATCACCCTCGAGGATCTCTACGCCCGCGCCATTGCGCTGGGCTTCGGCCAGAAAGAGCCCGCGACTGACTTCGATATTTAG
- the dut gene encoding dUTP diphosphatase: MKVSIRRLTNGEGLPLPAYASEGAAGLDLYAALPAGQKLVLEPGARDLIPTGIQIALPEGYEAQLRPRSGLAVEYGVTVLNAPGTIDSDYRGEVKALLINHGGQPFEITRGMRIAQLVVAPVVRAILEEVADLDETARGAGGFGSTGLHGGGEE, encoded by the coding sequence ATGAAAGTCTCCATCCGCCGCCTCACCAATGGCGAGGGCCTGCCGCTCCCCGCCTATGCCAGCGAAGGGGCCGCCGGGCTCGATCTCTATGCGGCGCTGCCCGCCGGGCAGAAGCTCGTGCTGGAGCCGGGCGCGCGCGATCTGATTCCGACCGGAATCCAGATCGCCTTGCCGGAGGGCTATGAGGCGCAGTTGCGGCCGCGTTCGGGGCTCGCCGTCGAATATGGCGTGACCGTTCTCAACGCGCCGGGCACCATCGACAGCGACTATCGCGGCGAGGTGAAGGCGCTGCTCATCAATCATGGCGGCCAGCCCTTCGAGATCACCCGCGGCATGCGGATCGCCCAGCTCGTCGTCGCGCCGGTCGTGCGCGCGATCTTGGAGGAGGTGGCGGATCTCGACGAAACCGCGCGCGGCGCGGGCGGTTTCGGCTCGACCGGCCTGCACGGGGGCGGTGAGGAATGA
- the coaBC gene encoding bifunctional phosphopantothenoylcysteine decarboxylase/phosphopantothenate--cysteine ligase CoaBC translates to MQSLEGKRVLLVVGGGIAAYKSLDLVRRLRERGARVRVVMTAAAKEFVTPLAFVSLAGEKVYDDLFSATDEHEMGHIQLSRDADLIVVAPATAHLLARAAQGLCDDLATTLLLATDKRALYAPAMNLRMWLAPATRRNVATLKSDGALFVGPNSGEMACGEYGPGRMAEPLEIVAAIEQALESDTRLSLPAVEPGALAGRHVVVTSGPTHEAIDPVRYIANRSSGKQGHAIAAAAAIAGARVTLICGPVMLPDPPGCDVIHVESARDMLAAVEQALPADVFVGAAAVADWRVEAATQKIKKEQGAEAPSFALVENPDILASVARAQNRPRLVVGFAAETTNVIAHAREKLARKGCDLIVANDVSEGSGVFGGDENEAHLVSPIGVESWPRLRKEAVAERLVARLAEILNEKEAAE, encoded by the coding sequence ATGCAAAGCCTTGAGGGGAAGAGGGTTTTGCTCGTCGTTGGGGGCGGGATCGCGGCCTATAAGTCACTCGACCTCGTGCGTCGCCTGCGCGAGCGGGGGGCGCGGGTGCGGGTGGTCATGACCGCCGCCGCCAAAGAGTTCGTCACGCCGCTCGCCTTCGTCAGCCTTGCAGGCGAAAAGGTTTACGACGATCTCTTCTCGGCGACGGACGAGCACGAGATGGGCCATATCCAGCTCTCTCGCGACGCCGACCTCATCGTCGTGGCGCCCGCGACCGCGCATCTCCTCGCGCGCGCCGCGCAGGGTCTCTGCGACGATCTCGCCACGACGCTCCTGCTTGCGACCGACAAGCGCGCCCTCTACGCGCCCGCCATGAATCTGCGCATGTGGCTGGCGCCGGCGACCCGGCGCAATGTCGCGACGCTCAAAAGCGACGGGGCCTTGTTCGTCGGCCCCAATAGCGGAGAGATGGCCTGCGGCGAATATGGCCCCGGCCGCATGGCCGAGCCGCTGGAAATCGTCGCCGCGATAGAGCAAGCGCTGGAAAGCGACACGCGGCTGTCCTTGCCCGCCGTCGAGCCCGGCGCGCTGGCCGGCCGCCATGTCGTCGTCACCTCGGGGCCGACGCATGAAGCGATCGACCCGGTGCGCTATATCGCCAACCGTTCCTCCGGCAAACAGGGCCACGCCATTGCAGCCGCCGCCGCCATTGCGGGCGCGCGGGTGACGCTGATCTGCGGGCCTGTGATGCTCCCCGATCCGCCTGGCTGCGACGTCATCCACGTCGAGAGCGCCCGCGACATGCTTGCCGCTGTCGAGCAGGCGCTGCCGGCCGATGTTTTCGTCGGCGCCGCCGCCGTCGCCGATTGGCGCGTCGAGGCGGCAACGCAGAAGATCAAGAAAGAGCAGGGGGCTGAGGCCCCGAGCTTTGCGCTTGTCGAAAACCCGGACATTCTGGCGAGCGTCGCGCGCGCGCAAAATCGGCCGCGGCTCGTCGTCGGCTTCGCGGCGGAGACCACCAACGTCATCGCTCACGCCCGCGAAAAGCTTGCCCGCAAAGGCTGCGATCTGATCGTCGCCAATGACGTGTCGGAAGGCTCCGGCGTTTTCGGCGGCGATGAGAACGAGGCGCATCTCGTCTCGCCGATCGGCGTCGAAAGCTGGCCGCGCCTGCGCAAGGAGGCCGTCGCCGAGCGGCTCGTTGCGCGGCTCGCGGAAATTCTCAATGAAAAAGAGGCCGCTGAATGA